In Nostoc sp. GT001, a genomic segment contains:
- a CDS encoding MBL fold metallo-hydrolase translates to MKRRQLMGYAGAGLVTALVTTLGSESQADAQSSGLSVQWLGHTCFLFTGGGAKILVNPFRSVGCTAGYRPPKVAADLVLISSQLLDEGAVDVLPGNAKLIYEPGVYEFKGIKFQGIAIDHDRKGGKQFGSNTAWSWKQGGINILHLGGAAAPISIEQKILMGRPDVAFIPVGGSAKAYNAEEAKQAVQVLNPKLVIPTHYRTQAADAAKCDLSPLDNFLTLMQGMPVRRSNGDSISISPGKLPEKGEIQVLSYKF, encoded by the coding sequence ATGAAACGACGACAGTTGATGGGCTATGCTGGGGCGGGGTTGGTCACAGCTTTGGTTACTACCTTGGGTTCTGAATCTCAAGCTGACGCACAATCTAGCGGTTTATCAGTTCAGTGGTTGGGTCATACTTGCTTTCTTTTTACTGGTGGCGGTGCGAAAATTCTCGTCAATCCATTTCGGTCGGTCGGCTGTACTGCTGGGTATCGTCCACCAAAAGTTGCAGCAGATTTGGTACTCATTAGCAGTCAACTGCTAGATGAAGGTGCTGTGGACGTACTACCGGGAAATGCAAAACTCATCTACGAACCAGGTGTTTATGAGTTTAAAGGCATTAAGTTCCAAGGAATTGCCATAGACCACGATCGCAAAGGTGGTAAGCAGTTTGGCTCAAATACTGCTTGGAGTTGGAAGCAAGGCGGAATTAATATCCTACACTTAGGCGGAGCCGCTGCACCCATTTCTATTGAGCAAAAAATCCTGATGGGGCGTCCCGATGTGGCATTTATTCCAGTGGGAGGCAGTGCAAAAGCCTACAATGCTGAGGAAGCAAAGCAGGCTGTTCAAGTATTAAATCCCAAGTTGGTGATTCCGACTCATTACCGCACACAAGCTGCTGATGCTGCTAAGTGCGATCTTTCGCCATTGGATAATTTTCTGACCCTGATGCAAGGGATGCCAGTGCGGCGTAGCAATGGAGATAGTATTTCCATTAGCCCTGGTAAATTGCCGGAAAAGGGAGAAATTCAGGTTTTAAGTTACAAGTTTTGA
- a CDS encoding VCBS repeat-containing protein — protein sequence MPDNSNSSPLGLNTSRLLSDSFAKSEILTTSLKSLNYDLGFGNKSSSLALESQAVTAPIKTSANPNPNPYLTSAAITPDFNGDGKTDKVWVNASTGEIIIRLMDGTTVVEQGSLGQFDLSAYDYKIADFNAXWQNRLLITQXDNLGENSVVLMDGTRVGSAAVLSSVDPAWSPQIGDFNGDRKTDIFWHNATTGENAIWEMDGTTVLNATVLDPTDTALTPTIVDFDGNGKSDIFWRNATTGDNTAWFMDGTQKTEFALQSQDAAWTSSLGDFNGDFKTDILWRNAQTGENKVWTMNGILVTEGALATLDSSWTSKIGDFNGDGKTDIFWHNGTTGANTAWLMDGTTVATEAFLPANNAALTPSLGDFNGDGKTDIYWRDQTAGTDNIWTINETTAVETPISDADKLGPEWYTF from the coding sequence ATGCCTGACAATTCAAATTCCTCACCATTAGGTTTGAATACATCTCGATTGTTATCAGATTCTTTTGCAAAATCAGAAATCTTGACAACTTCTCTTAAGAGTTTAAATTATGATTTGGGGTTTGGAAATAAGAGTTCTTCACTAGCACTAGAAAGTCAAGCGGTGACTGCGCCCATTAAAACGTCAGCAAATCCCAATCCTAATCCTTACTTAACTAGTGCGGCGATTACTCCTGACTTTAACGGTGATGGTAAAACAGACAAAGTTTGGGTCAATGCTTCAACTGGTGAGATTATCATTCGGTTGATGGATGGCACAACAGTTGTCGAACAGGGTTCTTTGGGTCAATTTGACCTATCGGCCTATGATTACAAAATTGCTGACTTCAATGCNNNNTGGCAAAACCGACTTCTTATTACGCAANNNGACAACCTAGGTGAAAATAGCGTTGTCCTGATGGATGGCACCAGAGTTGGTAGTGCGGCTGTTCTAAGTAGCGTTGATCCAGCCTGGAGTCCTCAGATTGGAGATTTCAACGGCGATCGCAAAACCGATATCTTCTGGCATAATGCCACAACTGGCGAGAACGCTATTTGGGAGATGGATGGCACCACCGTTCTGAATGCAACTGTTCTAGACCCTACAGACACAGCACTAACTCCTACCATTGTTGATTTCGACGGCAATGGCAAGAGTGATATCTTCTGGCGCAATGCCACAACAGGCGATAACACCGCTTGGTTTATGGATGGTACCCAAAAGACTGAATTTGCTCTGCAATCCCAAGATGCCGCCTGGACTTCTAGCCTTGGTGATTTCAACGGCGACTTTAAGACAGACATTCTGTGGAGAAACGCCCAAACAGGTGAGAACAAGGTTTGGACAATGAATGGTATCTTAGTCACAGAAGGTGCTTTGGCTACACTTGACTCATCCTGGACTTCTAAAATTGGTGACTTCAACGGTGATGGCAAGACTGATATCTTCTGGCACAATGGAACCACAGGTGCGAACACCGCTTGGTTGATGGATGGCACAACAGTTGCGACTGAAGCTTTTTTACCAGCCAATAACGCGGCCTTGACACCATCCCTTGGCGATTTCAACGGCGATGGCAAGACTGATATCTACTGGCGCGATCAGACAGCAGGTACAGACAACATTTGGACTATAAATGAAACGACAGCAGTTGAGACTCCCATTAGCGACGCAGATAAGCTTGGGCCAGAGTGGTATACGTTCTAA
- a CDS encoding NUDIX domain-containing protein codes for MSTQPLIKKAIAYVTNKDGLMVFTHTDFPEAGVQVPAGTVEESEEPSEAVLREIYEESGVKGVRIIELLGIYQYNMTPYRDEIQERYVYHLELTQPTPSTWRHWEIHSSTSKNPIAFDFYWVKLDSSNLGLAGGQGYFLSKLVHKIKKSHDSAIT; via the coding sequence ATGTCCACTCAACCCCTAATAAAAAAAGCGATCGCTTACGTAACTAACAAAGATGGATTAATGGTTTTTACACATACTGATTTTCCTGAAGCTGGCGTGCAAGTACCAGCTGGTACAGTTGAAGAAAGTGAGGAGCCATCTGAAGCTGTACTGCGGGAAATTTATGAAGAATCTGGTGTTAAGGGAGTTCGCATTATTGAGTTATTGGGTATTTATCAATACAACATGACTCCCTATCGTGATGAAATTCAAGAACGTTATGTTTATCATCTCGAATTAACTCAGCCTACACCATCTACTTGGCGGCATTGGGAAATACATTCAAGTACGAGCAAAAACCCTATAGCCTTCGATTTTTATTGGGTTAAATTAGATAGCTCAAATTTAGGACTAGCTGGTGGTCAAGGTTATTTTTTATCTAAGCTTGTTCACAAAATAAAAAAGAGTCACGATTCAGCTATTACTTAA
- a CDS encoding HAMP domain-containing sensor histidine kinase, with the protein MDFSQLLAEKTDTILDKWILAVRKDRRIESADDLSYTAVKDHIPDVLKAMVTVLSKSQENDIQSMVTASFQHGAIRAEQGFDPAEIAREYHLLRTVIFDALQADLLKGIPSEIIRSMRLIDAIIDEAIARCFKSYVEERLRELQKLQASLTLHNEELTRLISTNQDYLSQLAHELKHPLTSIIGYSDLFLRQQRRKTEIKDSVTNLEHIERVLRNGRQLLHLINDVLELSRYDAGQIKLQLAPTDVRQLIGNVCEMLEPLAAGKNLQIVVDCDRIPEKLITDSFQLQQIVTNLISNAIRYTESGTIIIMCQVLEKQRWAIAVSDTGVGIAPENQAQIFEPYFRVSSSDRPYLPDSTGLGLAIVSRLVKLLQGQINLASQVGVGSTFTAIFPLVEF; encoded by the coding sequence ATGGATTTTAGTCAACTCCTGGCTGAAAAAACGGACACCATCCTTGATAAATGGATTTTAGCAGTTCGCAAGGATAGACGGATTGAAAGTGCTGATGACCTATCTTATACAGCGGTAAAGGATCATATTCCTGATGTTTTGAAAGCTATGGTGACAGTGCTTTCAAAATCTCAAGAGAATGATATTCAATCAATGGTTACTGCCAGTTTTCAGCATGGAGCGATTCGAGCCGAACAAGGTTTTGATCCAGCAGAAATTGCTAGAGAATATCATCTGCTGCGAACAGTAATATTTGATGCTCTACAAGCAGATTTACTAAAAGGAATCCCCTCAGAGATAATTCGTTCCATGCGTTTGATTGACGCTATTATAGACGAAGCGATCGCTCGATGTTTCAAGAGTTATGTTGAGGAACGCCTGCGTGAATTACAGAAGTTGCAAGCATCACTAACGCTCCATAATGAAGAACTCACGCGGCTAATTAGCACTAATCAAGATTATCTTTCCCAACTAGCCCACGAATTGAAACATCCTCTAACTTCCATTATTGGTTATTCGGATCTATTTTTACGCCAACAACGACGAAAGACTGAGATCAAAGACAGCGTTACCAATCTAGAACATATTGAACGCGTACTACGCAATGGTAGACAGTTACTTCATCTAATTAATGATGTACTAGAACTTTCGCGCTATGACGCCGGGCAGATAAAACTCCAATTAGCACCTACCGATGTGCGTCAATTAATCGGTAATGTGTGTGAAATGTTGGAACCTTTAGCTGCGGGAAAAAATTTACAAATAGTAGTCGATTGCGATCGCATCCCGGAAAAATTAATCACAGATTCTTTTCAGTTGCAACAAATTGTTACAAATCTTATTAGTAATGCGATTCGTTATACAGAGTCGGGGACTATTATTATTATGTGTCAGGTGTTAGAGAAGCAAAGATGGGCGATCGCAGTTTCTGACACTGGAGTAGGCATTGCACCTGAAAACCAAGCCCAGATATTTGAACCCTACTTTCGCGTGAGTTCTAGCGATCGTCCCTATCTTCCTGATAGTACAGGATTGGGATTAGCGATCGTCTCGCGTTTAGTAAAACTATTGCAAGGTCAAATTAATCTAGCCTCACAGGTAGGCGTTGGTTCTACTTTCACCGCCATTTTTCCTTTAGTGGAGTTTTAA